The following are encoded in a window of Flavobacterium cupriresistens genomic DNA:
- a CDS encoding MerC domain-containing protein translates to MKKTTMALYDILGISSATICLVHCLLFPLLTILPLGLTHNPFIDLVFASIGLFAILKIIKKSNLLVSSIFIISMAMIWISVLVDIFLEIHLDWIFFGGIGMIVGHFLNYKSHKR, encoded by the coding sequence ATGAAGAAAACGACCATGGCCCTTTACGATATTTTAGGAATTTCGAGCGCTACCATTTGTTTGGTGCATTGCTTGCTCTTTCCTTTGCTAACCATTCTGCCATTAGGATTAACTCACAATCCTTTTATCGATTTGGTTTTTGCTTCAATTGGACTTTTTGCGATTTTAAAAATAATTAAAAAATCGAACCTTTTGGTCTCCAGCATTTTTATTATTTCTATGGCCATGATTTGGATCAGTGTTTTGGTCGATATTTTTTTGGAAATTCATCTTGATTGGATTTTTTTTGGAGGAATAGGGATGATTGTGGGACATTTTTTGAATTATAAATCACATAAAAGATAA
- a CDS encoding Fur family transcriptional regulator translates to MKNTRNTTAKTAVTQILTESKTALSHTEIHKLTADLCDRVTIYRILDRLVNDDIVHKIVDLDGTVKYAKCHHAHPVHIHNHAHFSCENCHEITCLENVKPSYIIPHNYKVNDINFTLSGLCPNCLNSNI, encoded by the coding sequence ATGAAAAACACTAGAAATACTACCGCAAAGACGGCCGTTACACAGATTCTCACCGAATCGAAAACGGCATTGTCACATACAGAAATTCACAAACTAACAGCAGATTTGTGTGATCGTGTTACTATTTACAGAATATTGGATCGTCTTGTAAATGACGATATCGTTCATAAAATTGTAGATCTTGACGGTACGGTAAAATATGCCAAATGCCATCATGCACATCCAGTACACATTCATAATCACGCTCATTTCAGCTGTGAAAATTGCCACGAAATAACCTGCCTTGAAAATGTAAAACCAAGTTACATTATTCCGCACAACTATAAAGTAAATGATATTAACTTTACGTTATCAGGTTTGTGTCCCAATTGTTTAAATTCTAACATTTAA